ATGACCGGAACCGGAAGACCGTTCACGTTCAGGCCAACCTGATCCAGAAAATTCGCCGGATTCCCCTCCACGTCGATCGCTTGCAGTTGATAGGTGATGGGCGTGTCCACGGTGGTGGAAAGCTCGGGGATGTCCGCCAGAAACGGCGGGCTGTTTATGCTGTCGGCCTGAACGTCGACACGGAAGGTGACTCGCGATTCCTGCCCCCGGCCGTTGACGACGGTAACAGTCACGTCGACGGCCCCGGTCGAGCCTTCCGGAGCCCTGAGCAACAGGATCGCATTTTCATCGTCCGTCGTGGTTCGCACCTGCTGCATCACGACGGCCTCGATCGGCCGGTCGCTCGCGTCTACGGCCGCTCCACTGATCCGCTCCCGGACGTCTTCGCCCTCGACGAGGACGCCGAAGATGGAATGATTGAAATCGAGATGTCGCTGGGCACCCTCGGTGACGAAGAACTGAGAGTCGTTCGTGTCGTCGCCGGCCTTGGCCATCGACAAGAGCCCCGTTCGATTGTGCTGGAGCTCCACGTGGAATTGATCGTCGAAGGTCCCGAGACTCGACCCGCCGCCACCGGTGCCGGTTGGATCCCCTCCCTGGATGACGAAGCCGTCGATCACCCGATGGAAAACCACGCCGTCATAGAAGCCACTGTTGGCGAGCTCGGCGATTCGGTTCGTGACCCGGGGAACGCGCTGGTCGAACAGCTCGAACAGCATCGTGCCGTAGTTGGCGACGGCGATGCGAAGACTCCGATTGCCCTCGAGGATACGCGCTTCGACGAGTGCGGGGTCGCTCGTCGTCACGGTATAGCGGAGAGGGCCACCGCTCGGATCGGACCCGTCGAGCGGGACGTGAAGTGGGGAACCGGAGAGAAGCGTCGTCTCCGGAGGGGGAGCAATCGACGGCTGGGCGAACGCGAGTCCGGTCAAAGCTAGCGAAACCGCGAAACCAGCTTCCACCTTCATCGGGGCGCTCGCTAGCCTACCACAGTCCCCATAAATCCTCAAAAGCCGACCGGATCGCTCCTATTTTCATATGTACTTAACACTACAGAGTTTAGGGGTTTGACAGGGCCGGGTGCGCGGTATATCATAAGTCCGACCAAATTGGTCGCAATTAGAACGATGCTGAAACTATCGAAGAAAGTCGACTACGCGCTCATCGCTCTCATGCACCTGGCGAGGCAAGACTCGGGCAGCTCGTTGAGCGCCCGAGAGATCGCGAGCGGCTACGGGCTTCCTCCCGATCTGCTGGCCAAGGTCCTTCAACGGCTCGCACGGGAGGGGATCGTGGAATCGCATCAGGGCATCAAGGGTGGCTATAGCCTCAAGACGGCGGCCTCGCGCATCGACGTCGTCCGCGTGATCGAGGCCATCGACGGGCCGCTCACGATTACACAGTGCATCAGCGATCTGGGCACGTGCGAGCAGTTCGATACGTGCAACGTCAAGAGCCCGCTTCAGCGATTGGGCGACGAGGTGCTGCGCACCTTGAAGAGGGTCACGATCGCCGACCTATGCGCGCAGGACTACATCTATCGGGGGGCCGACCCGGAGGTCCAGCTTCCAGTGATTCAACATTGAGGCAAGAAAGGTCGGGATACGGAGCAACGAAATGACATCGATTCAGAACATCAAGGAGCTCGTCAAGAAGGAGTACGCCTACGGGTTCGTCACCGCGATCGACGCCGATACGGTCCCGAAAGGGCTCGGCGAGCAGATCGTTCGCACCATCTCCGAGAAGAAGGAAGAACCCGAGTGGCTCCTGGAATGGAGGCTCGCCGCCTACCGGCACTGGCTCACGATGAAGGAGCCCACCTGGGCGAACGTTCACCATCCGCCGATCGATTACCAGGATATCCGATACTACTCGGCTCCCAAACAGAAGGTACGGCCGAAGAGCCTGGACGAAGTCGACCCCGAGCTCAGGCGAACCTACGAAAAGCTCGGAATCTCTCTCCAGGAACAGGGGCGCCTGGCGGGGGTGGCGGTCGACGCCGTGTTCGACAGTGTCTCGGTGGCCACGACCTTCAAAGGCAAGCTCGCCGAGCTCGGCATCGTGTTCTGCAGCTTTTCCGAGGCCGTGAAGGAGCACCCCGAGCTGGTACGCCGGTATCTGGGTAGCGTGGTGCCCTACACCGACAACTTCTTCGCCACGCTCAATTCGGCGGTCTTCAGCGACGGATCGTTCGTCTACGTTCCCGAGGGAGTGCGCTGTCCGATGGAGCTTTCGACCTATTTCCGCATCAACGCATCGGAGACGGGTCAGTTCGAGCGTACGCTCATCGTGGCCGAGAAAGGAAGCTACGTGAGCTACCTCGAGGGCTGCACCGCGCCGATGCGCGACGAGAACCAGCTCCATGCGGCGGTCGTGGAGCTCGTAGCCCTCGACGACGCCCAGATCAAGTACTCGACGGTGCAGAACTGGTATCCCGGCGACGAGAACGGAAAGGGCGGCATCTACAACTTCGTTACCAAGCGCGGCAAGTGCAAGGGCCGAGGCTCCAAGATCTCCTGGACTCAGGTGGAGACGGGCTCGGCCATCACCTGGAAGTATCCGAGCTGCGTCCTTCTGGGCGACGACTCGATTGGCGAGTTCTACTCGGTCGCTCTGACCAACAATTATCAACAGGCGGATACCGGCACCAAGATGATCCACATCGGCAAGAACACGAGAAGCACGATCATTTCCAAGGGCATTTCCGCGGGGCACGGCCAGAACACTTACCGTGGCCAGGTCAAAGTGATGCCGAGCGCGGAAGGGTCGAGGAACTACTCGCAGTGCGATTCGCTCCTCATCGGAGACGAGTGCGGCGCCCACACCTTTCCTTACATAGAGGTAAAGAACCCGACCGCCCAGATGGAGCACGAGGCTACGACTTCGAAGATCGGAGAGGATCAGCTCTTCTACTGCAACCAGCGGGGCATTTCGACCGAAGATGCCGTGTCGATGATCGTGAATGGGTTCGCCCGCGAAGTCCTTCGCGAGCTTCCCATGGAGTTCGCCGTCGAAGCGCAGAAGCTTCTCGGCATCAGTCTGGAGGGAAGCGTTGGC
This Vicinamibacteria bacterium DNA region includes the following protein-coding sequences:
- the sufB gene encoding Fe-S cluster assembly protein SufB, giving the protein MTSIQNIKELVKKEYAYGFVTAIDADTVPKGLGEQIVRTISEKKEEPEWLLEWRLAAYRHWLTMKEPTWANVHHPPIDYQDIRYYSAPKQKVRPKSLDEVDPELRRTYEKLGISLQEQGRLAGVAVDAVFDSVSVATTFKGKLAELGIVFCSFSEAVKEHPELVRRYLGSVVPYTDNFFATLNSAVFSDGSFVYVPEGVRCPMELSTYFRINASETGQFERTLIVAEKGSYVSYLEGCTAPMRDENQLHAAVVELVALDDAQIKYSTVQNWYPGDENGKGGIYNFVTKRGKCKGRGSKISWTQVETGSAITWKYPSCVLLGDDSIGEFYSVALTNNYQQADTGTKMIHIGKNTRSTIISKGISAGHGQNTYRGQVKVMPSAEGSRNYSQCDSLLIGDECGAHTFPYIEVKNPTAQMEHEATTSKIGEDQLFYCNQRGISTEDAVSMIVNGFAREVLRELPMEFAVEAQKLLGISLEGSVG
- a CDS encoding Rrf2 family transcriptional regulator, whose amino-acid sequence is MLKLSKKVDYALIALMHLARQDSGSSLSAREIASGYGLPPDLLAKVLQRLAREGIVESHQGIKGGYSLKTAASRIDVVRVIEAIDGPLTITQCISDLGTCEQFDTCNVKSPLQRLGDEVLRTLKRVTIADLCAQDYIYRGADPEVQLPVIQH
- a CDS encoding peptidylprolyl isomerase, which encodes MKVEAGFAVSLALTGLAFAQPSIAPPPETTLLSGSPLHVPLDGSDPSGGPLRYTVTTSDPALVEARILEGNRSLRIAVANYGTMLFELFDQRVPRVTNRIAELANSGFYDGVVFHRVIDGFVIQGGDPTGTGGGGSSLGTFDDQFHVELQHNRTGLLSMAKAGDDTNDSQFFVTEGAQRHLDFNHSIFGVLVEGEDVRERISGAAVDASDRPIEAVVMQQVRTTTDDENAILLLRAPEGSTGAVDVTVTVVNGRGQESRVTFRVDVQADSINSPPFLADIPELSTTVDTPITYQLQAIDVEGNPANFLDQVGLNVNGLPVPV